The following are encoded in a window of Chryseobacterium sp. genomic DNA:
- a CDS encoding HD domain-containing protein encodes MNSKIEKTVQFVREQLKGAEAGHDWFHVERVWKLALTIAGPEVCDREVVELAALLHDIADPKFHGGDEQIALTIARNHLQNIDADPATTESVLFIIKNMSFKNSLEASGDELHDIRVKNPAIAELQIVQDADRLDAMGAIGIARTFNFGGFKNNLLHHPEMAPRKNMTREEYKRNEGTTINHFYEKLLLLKDRMNTAKGKELAAGRHAFMEVYLEQFFAEWEGTR; translated from the coding sequence ATGAATTCGAAAATTGAAAAAACCGTACAGTTTGTTAGGGAACAACTCAAAGGTGCCGAAGCCGGTCATGACTGGTTTCATGTGGAAAGGGTCTGGAAACTGGCCTTAACCATAGCCGGCCCGGAAGTTTGCGACCGCGAAGTTGTTGAACTGGCTGCGCTTCTGCATGATATCGCAGATCCCAAATTTCACGGTGGTGATGAGCAGATTGCGCTAACCATTGCCCGAAATCATCTGCAGAATATTGATGCAGATCCCGCAACCACAGAATCTGTGCTTTTCATCATAAAAAATATGTCTTTCAAAAACAGCCTGGAAGCTTCCGGTGATGAACTTCATGATATCCGAGTAAAGAACCCCGCAATTGCTGAACTTCAGATTGTGCAGGATGCCGACCGCCTGGACGCGATGGGCGCAATTGGTATCGCACGGACCTTTAATTTCGGAGGGTTCAAAAATAATCTGCTGCACCATCCGGAGATGGCACCCCGGAAGAATATGACCCGGGAAGAATACAAAAGAAATGAGGGAACAACCATCAACCATTTTTATGAAAAGCTTCTGCTGCTGAAGGACAGAATGAATACAGCCAAAGGAAAAGAACTCGCGGCCGGCCGACATGCTTTTATGGAAGTCTACCTGGAGCAGTTTTTTGCAGAGTGGGAGGGTACGCGCTAA
- a CDS encoding ABC transporter permease → MFDLDRWQEIFASIRSNVLRTVLSGFTVALGLYIFIVLFGIGSGLKNAFTEGFARDAQNLIAIFSGKTTVAYGGLQADRQVVFKNEDFEEVIGIDPEKVEYSAPKYSTGMMVKYGRESGNYQISGTTGDEKFIENRQLVDGRYISPGDLQRRQNVAVIGRMVQRDLIKDGSPIGRDLEINGTMFKVIGVFSDEGGGDFEERMITIPITTLQQMKKGSDTVNSIQLTYNQDLTPEQAITFGEEIEKQVKARHRVSPDDENAVRVRNNAENTKNSFQFLFILTLVVGFIGMGTLLAGIIGISNIMVYIVKERTQEIGVRKAIGAKPNSIIALIIQESIVITVISGFIGVGLGVLTLELIGDSLEAYFIKDPSVGWGLIIVAFVCLILAGLIAGFVPSYRASKIKPIEALRAE, encoded by the coding sequence ATGTTTGATCTGGACCGCTGGCAGGAAATATTTGCCTCCATACGAAGCAATGTACTGAGAACTGTGCTCTCCGGCTTTACTGTGGCACTGGGTCTCTACATATTTATTGTGCTCTTCGGTATCGGTTCCGGTCTGAAGAACGCCTTTACAGAAGGTTTTGCACGCGATGCCCAGAATCTCATCGCCATTTTTTCGGGTAAGACCACTGTAGCGTACGGCGGACTGCAGGCGGACCGCCAGGTGGTATTTAAAAATGAGGACTTCGAGGAAGTTATCGGCATAGACCCGGAAAAAGTGGAATATTCCGCACCAAAATACAGCACCGGAATGATGGTAAAATATGGCCGTGAAAGCGGTAATTACCAGATCAGCGGAACTACCGGTGATGAAAAATTCATAGAGAACCGGCAACTGGTGGACGGCCGGTATATTAGCCCCGGCGATCTGCAGCGGCGGCAGAATGTGGCCGTCATAGGCAGGATGGTGCAGCGTGACCTCATAAAAGACGGCAGCCCTATTGGCCGCGACCTCGAAATCAACGGTACCATGTTTAAAGTGATTGGAGTCTTTTCTGATGAAGGCGGAGGCGATTTTGAAGAAAGGATGATTACCATACCTATCACAACGCTTCAGCAAATGAAAAAAGGTTCCGATACTGTAAATTCCATCCAACTCACCTATAATCAAGACCTCACCCCGGAACAGGCCATAACATTTGGCGAGGAAATCGAAAAGCAGGTAAAGGCACGCCACAGGGTTTCACCAGACGACGAAAATGCGGTAAGAGTGCGCAACAACGCAGAAAATACCAAGAACAGTTTTCAGTTCCTGTTTATCCTCACGCTTGTCGTTGGGTTTATCGGCATGGGTACCCTGCTGGCCGGCATCATTGGCATCAGCAACATCATGGTTTATATTGTAAAGGAAAGGACCCAGGAAATCGGTGTACGGAAAGCCATAGGTGCCAAACCCAACAGCATTATTGCACTGATCATTCAGGAAAGTATTGTCATTACAGTGATTTCGGGATTCATAGGTGTGGGTCTGGGCGTCCTTACGCTCGAACTTATTGGCGACAGCCTGGAAGCCTATTTCATTAAGGATCCTAGTGTAGGTTGGGGCCTCATTATCGTCGCTTTTGTCTGCCTGATCCTGGCCGGATTAATTGCCGGCTTTGTACCTTCGTACCGCGCGAGCAAAATAAAACCTATTGAAGCCCTGAGAGCCGAATAA
- a CDS encoding ribonucleotide-diphosphate reductase subunit beta, with protein sequence MGIFEKRVSYKPFEYPEVLQFVDAINKSFWVHSEVDFTADVQDFQSQLEPHEKHAVKNALLAIAQIEVSVKTFWGNLYNHMPKPELNGLGSTFAECEFRHSEAYSRLLEVLGYNDAFTQVVEIPAIKKRIDFLSNVLKHANSTTPKEYVSSLLLFSILIENVSLFSQFAIILSFTRFKGYMKNVSNIIAWTSVDEQIHANAGIYLINKIREEQPELLTDSDIEDIYTLVDHSIQVEEEILDWIFELGDLDNFTKEDLLNFMKYRVDDSLKKIGMRTRYNITPEQYKPMIWFEEEVFANSMDDFFAKRPVDYTKHDKSITENDLF encoded by the coding sequence ATGGGGATTTTTGAAAAGAGAGTAAGTTATAAGCCATTTGAGTATCCGGAAGTTCTGCAGTTTGTAGATGCGATTAACAAATCCTTCTGGGTGCATTCTGAAGTTGATTTTACGGCCGATGTACAGGATTTCCAGTCGCAGCTGGAGCCACATGAAAAACATGCCGTAAAGAATGCATTGCTTGCTATCGCGCAGATTGAGGTTTCGGTAAAGACTTTCTGGGGAAATCTGTATAACCATATGCCCAAGCCGGAACTTAACGGCCTGGGGTCTACTTTTGCAGAATGTGAGTTCCGTCATTCCGAAGCGTATTCACGTTTGCTGGAAGTGCTGGGTTATAACGATGCCTTCACTCAGGTAGTTGAGATTCCGGCTATTAAGAAAAGGATTGATTTCCTGAGCAATGTGCTCAAACATGCCAACTCTACCACACCGAAGGAATATGTATCGTCACTGCTGCTTTTCAGCATCCTTATCGAAAACGTATCCCTGTTCTCGCAGTTTGCCATAATCCTGTCGTTTACAAGGTTTAAAGGATATATGAAAAACGTCTCCAATATCATTGCGTGGACTTCTGTGGATGAGCAAATCCATGCCAATGCAGGTATTTACCTTATTAACAAGATCCGTGAGGAACAGCCGGAACTGCTTACCGATTCTGATATTGAAGATATTTATACACTTGTAGACCATTCCATTCAGGTGGAGGAAGAAATTCTGGACTGGATCTTTGAACTGGGTGATCTGGACAACTTCACTAAGGAAGACCTGCTGAACTTTATGAAATACCGTGTAGACGACAGTCTGAAGAAAATCGGAATGCGAACCCGTTATAATATTACACCGGAACAGTACAAACCTATGATCTGGTTTGAAGAGGAAGTTTTCGCCAACTCCATGGATGATTTCTTCGCGAAAAGACCGGTGGATTATACCAAGCACGACAAGAGTATTACGGAGAACGATTTGTTTTAG
- a CDS encoding alpha/beta fold hydrolase: MVPISVKARDGFSISATMFAPETCSKKVLLINSATGVKQQVYYAFSRYMASHGFTVITYDYRGVGQSKPASLRHFKATMGDWGSLDYGCLTEFIDNRFPGYRKFCLGHSVGALILGMNSDSRQFEKFVFVGTQKAFVGNLGWKTAALGYLGFAFLLPVTTALWGYFPAHRFGLGESLPKGSAHDWRTLVISRKSTNKLLEEHAENTAPHLNQEVLVIRAEDDTWLTDRAVRKLMTETYPGMKPTYRLLHTSESDRGEIGHINFFRSYNRKLWQVVPDYLEQDEAINN, translated from the coding sequence ATGGTTCCCATCTCAGTGAAAGCCAGGGACGGCTTCAGTATTTCGGCTACGATGTTTGCACCGGAAACCTGCAGTAAGAAAGTTCTGCTCATCAATTCGGCAACCGGTGTTAAACAGCAGGTTTATTATGCTTTTTCCCGCTACATGGCTTCACATGGATTTACCGTGATCACCTATGATTACCGTGGCGTGGGTCAGAGCAAACCGGCATCACTGCGGCATTTTAAAGCCACTATGGGTGACTGGGGCTCGCTGGATTACGGTTGTTTGACCGAATTCATTGATAACCGTTTTCCGGGATATAGAAAATTTTGTCTGGGACATTCGGTAGGCGCACTTATCCTCGGTATGAATTCAGATTCCAGGCAGTTTGAAAAGTTTGTCTTTGTGGGCACGCAGAAAGCATTTGTAGGAAATCTGGGCTGGAAAACCGCGGCTTTGGGCTATCTTGGCTTTGCCTTTTTGCTACCGGTTACAACGGCACTGTGGGGTTATTTTCCGGCACACCGTTTTGGCCTGGGTGAAAGTCTTCCTAAAGGATCTGCCCATGACTGGCGCACGCTGGTCATCAGCAGGAAATCAACCAATAAACTGCTGGAAGAGCATGCTGAAAATACTGCACCCCATTTAAACCAGGAAGTGCTGGTGATTCGCGCTGAAGATGACACCTGGCTTACGGACCGGGCAGTACGGAAACTGATGACTGAGACTTATCCGGGCATGAAACCCACTTACCGCCTCTTACATACCTCCGAAAGTGACCGGGGTGAAATAGGACATATTAATTTTTTCCGGAGCTATAACCGCAAACTGTGGCAAGTGGTGCCGGATTATCTGGAGCAAGATGAAGCTATAAATAATTGA
- a CDS encoding ABC transporter ATP-binding protein — protein sequence MLSIQNLHKSYDTGKSKLHVLKGINLEIGAGEFVSIMGSSGSGKSTLLNIIGILDEKDSGTYTLDGIPIEDLSEVKAAEYRSRFLGFVFQSFNLIAYKTALENVALPLYYQNVNRKERNQKALEYLEKVGLAQWANHLPNELSGGQKQRVAIARALITDPKIILADEPTGALDSKTTYDIMKLLQDINLEGKTIIVVTHEPDVAAETKRNVILKDGIIESDEYITQRVLV from the coding sequence ATGTTAAGCATTCAGAACCTCCATAAATCATATGATACGGGCAAGAGCAAACTGCACGTCCTGAAGGGAATCAACCTTGAAATTGGCGCCGGGGAATTCGTTTCCATCATGGGCAGCTCAGGCTCGGGAAAATCTACACTGCTTAACATCATCGGTATTCTGGATGAAAAAGATTCCGGCACCTACACCTTAGACGGAATTCCTATTGAAGACCTTTCGGAAGTTAAGGCCGCAGAATACCGCAGCCGGTTCCTGGGTTTTGTATTCCAGTCCTTTAACCTCATTGCGTACAAGACGGCGCTGGAAAACGTGGCACTGCCGCTGTACTATCAGAATGTGAACCGAAAGGAACGCAACCAGAAAGCTTTGGAATATCTGGAAAAAGTAGGTCTGGCACAATGGGCCAACCACCTGCCCAATGAACTTTCCGGCGGACAGAAACAGCGTGTAGCTATAGCCCGTGCCCTGATCACCGACCCCAAGATCATCCTGGCCGATGAACCTACGGGAGCGCTGGACAGCAAGACAACTTATGATATTATGAAACTGCTGCAGGACATCAACCTTGAAGGGAAAACAATCATTGTTGTTACCCATGAACCCGACGTAGCTGCCGAAACCAAAAGAAATGTAATACTGAAAGACGGAATCATTGAAAGCGATGAATACATTACCCAGCGGGTGCTTGTTTGA
- a CDS encoding efflux RND transporter periplasmic adaptor subunit: MKKKITGKRVLYIILGLLVAVALFAGIGYLIKSNSTKSETFLTKKPMIQNMEDKVMATGKIVPREEIEIKPNMSGIVDKVLVDEGDRVTVGQLIATIRIVPNIQNVNASQQEINTAQLQISNAQLNLDNQQKQFGMQERLFNQGVISRQEYLAAQQQLQSAQIQLRNARQQLVTAQKNLQIARTGVTPELQSLATTQIRSKANGTVLEVPVKVGSQVIEANSFNAGTTIAAIADLNSLIFQGEIDEAQAGKLKEGMNMNIVIGALQNKKFPGRLTMIAPKGKDQSGTIKFPVEGDVFNPNNEYIRAGFSANGEIVLSSQKNALLLDEALIQYEKKGGKDIPFVEVKQANGTFRKVYVTLGASDGINVQIKAGIDKNAEVKVWNPSDKDKEALKEKKS; the protein is encoded by the coding sequence ATGAAAAAGAAAATTACCGGAAAAAGGGTGCTTTACATTATACTGGGCCTCCTGGTGGCGGTGGCACTTTTTGCCGGCATCGGCTACCTCATTAAATCCAATTCCACCAAAAGCGAAACTTTTCTCACCAAAAAACCAATGATCCAGAATATGGAAGACAAGGTGATGGCCACGGGAAAGATTGTTCCCCGCGAAGAAATTGAGATCAAACCCAATATGTCCGGTATTGTGGATAAAGTACTTGTAGATGAAGGCGACCGCGTAACCGTAGGACAGCTTATCGCTACCATACGTATCGTCCCGAATATCCAGAATGTAAACGCTTCACAGCAGGAAATCAACACAGCACAGCTGCAGATCAGCAATGCACAGCTGAACCTGGACAACCAGCAGAAACAGTTTGGTATGCAGGAGCGTCTGTTTAACCAGGGCGTAATTTCCAGGCAGGAATATCTCGCGGCACAGCAGCAGCTACAGTCGGCGCAGATTCAGTTGCGCAATGCAAGACAGCAACTGGTAACAGCCCAGAAAAACCTTCAGATCGCCAGAACAGGTGTTACACCGGAACTTCAGAGCCTTGCCACGACTCAAATCCGGTCCAAAGCCAACGGTACTGTGCTGGAAGTTCCCGTAAAAGTCGGCAGCCAGGTTATCGAGGCCAATTCATTTAATGCGGGTACTACAATAGCCGCTATCGCAGACCTGAACTCCCTTATTTTTCAGGGAGAGATAGATGAGGCTCAGGCCGGTAAACTTAAGGAAGGCATGAATATGAATATAGTGATCGGTGCGCTTCAGAATAAGAAATTTCCGGGCCGCCTGACAATGATCGCACCTAAAGGTAAAGACCAGAGCGGGACGATTAAATTCCCTGTGGAAGGTGATGTTTTTAATCCGAACAATGAATATATCCGTGCCGGGTTTTCGGCCAATGGAGAAATCGTGCTGAGCTCCCAGAAAAATGCGCTGCTCCTGGATGAAGCGCTTATTCAGTATGAGAAGAAGGGTGGTAAAGATATTCCTTTTGTTGAAGTAAAACAGGCAAACGGTACCTTCAGGAAAGTATATGTAACTCTGGGAGCAAGTGACGGCATTAACGTTCAGATTAAAGCCGGCATTGATAAAAATGCGGAGGTTAAAGTCTGGAATCCAAGTGATAAGGATAAGGAAGCACTGAAAGAGAAAAAAAGCTAA
- a CDS encoding ABC transporter permease, with protein MNIVFKKDTWQEIYHSLRSNKLRTFLTMIGVAWGMFLYVSLLGAAKGMENGFDKLFSGFATNSIFLWAQNTNIPYAGFAKGRQMELDRNDIEMLTTRIPEIDYISPQSSKGSFGTPGELMSRTGKNGTYGLNGDSPIGNKISEKKLIFGRYLNDADLALNKNVIVIGEEIYKNFFDHKKNENPIGQSINVRGTFFNVIGVFSVKRASPMENAQTAYIPLTTYMKMFNDGDKVDVFSIVSKPDADVAIVETKVKDVLKQKYNVSPEDTNAFGSFNLGKEFKKLTGFLDGMQLLTIIVGTLTILAGVIAISNILLITVKERTKEIGIRRAIGAKPAEVRNQILLESVVITLTSGILGFIFGILLLMVLDMITKNQEDIPFYNPTVDYGNVFAAMTIMVTLGLIVGMIPAQRAVKIKPIEALRSE; from the coding sequence ATGAATATCGTTTTCAAAAAAGACACCTGGCAGGAGATCTACCATTCACTTAGATCGAACAAACTGCGCACCTTCCTCACCATGATTGGTGTGGCCTGGGGCATGTTCCTGTACGTTTCCCTGCTGGGCGCCGCTAAAGGCATGGAAAACGGCTTCGATAAACTGTTTTCCGGATTCGCCACCAACAGTATTTTCCTTTGGGCCCAAAATACCAATATTCCTTATGCCGGTTTTGCTAAAGGACGGCAAATGGAGCTGGACCGTAACGATATCGAAATGCTGACCACACGGATCCCGGAAATCGATTATATCTCGCCGCAGAGTTCCAAAGGAAGTTTTGGCACACCCGGCGAACTGATGTCGCGCACCGGCAAAAATGGCACCTACGGTCTGAACGGCGACTCACCTATCGGCAATAAAATTTCAGAAAAGAAACTGATCTTCGGAAGATATCTGAATGATGCCGACCTCGCGCTTAACAAGAATGTGATAGTCATTGGTGAGGAAATCTACAAAAATTTCTTCGACCATAAAAAAAATGAAAACCCGATCGGCCAAAGCATCAATGTGCGGGGAACTTTCTTTAATGTCATTGGGGTGTTCTCTGTGAAACGGGCCAGTCCTATGGAAAATGCGCAAACCGCTTATATCCCCCTTACCACCTATATGAAGATGTTCAACGACGGCGACAAGGTTGATGTCTTCTCCATTGTGAGTAAACCTGATGCGGATGTGGCCATAGTGGAAACCAAAGTAAAGGATGTCCTGAAACAGAAGTACAATGTTTCACCGGAAGACACCAATGCTTTCGGAAGCTTTAATTTGGGCAAGGAATTTAAGAAACTGACAGGCTTCCTGGACGGCATGCAGCTCCTCACCATCATTGTGGGAACGCTGACCATCCTGGCAGGGGTCATTGCCATCTCCAACATCCTGCTGATCACCGTAAAGGAAAGGACAAAGGAAATAGGCATCAGACGTGCCATAGGCGCAAAACCGGCCGAAGTGCGTAACCAGATCCTGCTGGAAAGTGTGGTGATTACCCTCACATCGGGAATACTTGGATTTATTTTCGGTATCCTTCTGCTGATGGTTTTGGATATGATAACGAAGAACCAGGAAGATATTCCGTTTTACAATCCTACAGTGGATTATGGGAATGTATTTGCCGCAATGACAATTATGGTGACGCTGGGACTTATTGTCGGAATGATTCCCGCACAGCGCGCCGTAAAGATAAAACCGATTGAGGCACTGCGCAGTGAGTAA